The genomic DNA CATTGATGCTTTTCGCAAAAACTTTGCCGGCACAGAAGCGGAACAGAAGAGCAACATTATCTATAAGGAAAGTGACAAACTATCCGGGCGGCAGCCTATTGAGTTCGTTCAGGCGGCCAGGCCGATTGTCATTATTGATGAGCCCCAGAGCGTGGATTCCACAGAGAAGTCCCAGGAGGCCATTCGGGCTTTGAATCCACTTTGCACTCTTCGCTATTCCGCCACTCACAGGAATCCTTACAACCTTGTTTATCGTCTTGATCCTGTTCGGGCATTCGAATTGAAGCTGGTAAAACAAATCGTGGTAGCCAGTGCTGTAGCTGAAAACAGTGCCAACGATGCTTTTGTAAGAGTGGAAAGCATTGAGTACAAAAAAGGTGTCAAAGCTAAGTTGCGGATTCACGTTCAAACCAAGGATGGACCGAAAGAAAAAACGGTCACCGTGACCAACGGCGCTGACCTGTTCACTCTGTCCGATGAGCGCCCTTGTTATCAGCATGGCTTTTCTATGGCTGAAATTTGGGCTGAACCAGGTAACGAATTCATCAGGTTCAATAACGGAAAGCTGTTACGCCTGGGTGAAGAAATGGGCGGCCTTCGGGATGATGTTTGGCGGGCGCAGATAAAACACACTGTTAAAAAACATCTGGATAAAGAACTGCAATTACGTGGTCGCGGTATTAAGGTGCTTAGCCTTTTCTTCATTGACCGTGTAGCCAATTATCGTGACTACGATGAATCCGGCCAGCCGGTAGCCGGGAAATTCGCCAGGGCATTTGAAGATGAGTTCCATTCCTTGGCCGCATTGGAACAATATAAAGATCTGGATTGTGTTAAACACGCTATTGGAAAACTCCACAACGGTTACTTTGCCCAGGACAGAAAGGGCATCTTAAAAGACACCCGTGGGGATACTCAGGCAGATGATGAAGTCTATAACCTCATCATGAAGGAGAAGGAACGCCTCCTTACGATTGACGAGCCGTTACGATTCATTTTCAGCCATTCAGCTTTGCGTGAAGGCTGGGATAGCCCGAACGTTTTTCAGATATGCACCCTCAACGAAACACAAAGCGGCATAAAGAAACGCCAGGAAATCGGCCGCGGACTACGGTTGCCGGTGGATCAAAACGGCCTGCGGGTCTTTGATGACTCCATCAACAAGCTCTATGTCATGGCGAATGAAAGTTATGAGGATTTCGCCCGTAAGCTACAGACTGAATACGAAGAGGAGTGCGGAGTGACCTTCGGCAAGGTCCCGATAACAGCGTTTGCAAAATTGTGCCAGGTAGTTGACGGGCAAGAACAGCCGATCGGCCGGACAGCCGCCGATGTTATCAAGGCGGCTTTAGTTGATCAAAAGATGCTTGATACCGAGGGGCGTATCCAAGCGGCTTTTGATCCTAAACGGCTCGATTTCGAGCTGAAATTACCCGAAGCGCATAAAGATCTGGCTTCAGCTGTAATTGATTTACTCTCCGCGTATCAGATTGAACGGCATATCCGCAGAGACAAAGATGAACGGGTAAACCATCTTAAGGGTTTTCTGTTAGAAGAATCAGAGTTTAAAGCGTTATGGGAACAGATCAAACCTAAAACCACCTATCGGGTGGAATTTGAGACCGACGAGTTGGTTAGCCGGGCAGTAGCGGCGATCAAGCGAATGGAGCATATCGAAAAACCCAGGATCCATGTCCGTACCGGTCAAGTAAAAGTCACCAAAGGCGGTGTTGACACCATCGATATCGGGGTTGCAGAAGAACAGGTTTCCTTTGGTGCAAGGCCGGTGCCAGACCTATTAGCGTACCTTCAGAATCAGACTGAACTCACACGCTCCACCCTTGTTCGTATATTGAAAAGTTCAGGCCGTTTGGAAGATTTCTTTAATAATCCTCAACTGTTCATGGACACCGTCGCGGCGATATTGAAGAATGAACTCCACAGGCTCTTAGTGGACGGTATCAAATACGAGAAGATACATGGTGACGGGCCGGAAGCAGAATGGGAACAGCTCCTTTTTAAAAACGAAGAAATGATCAACTACCTGACGGCTTTGCAGGTTCAACATTCAATTTACGAATACGTTGAATATGACTCCGAAATAGAGCGGGAATTTGCGCGGCGGTTAGACCAGCGTGAGGATATCAAGTTGTTCGTGAAATTACCCAGATGGTTTGTAATCGACACGCCTGTTGGCAAATACAACCCGGACTGGGCGATCTTGAAGCATGACGTCAAGTCTCTGTATCTGGTTCGTGAGACCAAAGGCACCAGGGATTTTCTAAAATTGCGTAACAGCGAAGCTGACAAGGTGAGGTGCGGCGCCAGGCATTTTAATTCCATAGGTGTGCCGTTTGCGGTGGTCACGTCGGCAGATCAGGTATAACAGGAGGCTAAATCATTATGGAATATGTTCTGGTGTTTGCGTTGGGTCTTGCCGCTGGTTCGGCGATCGTATTCTTCGTTACAAAAAATCAACAGGTAAAAGGGGAGAGGCTAAAAAACGATATTGTTAATTCTTTCGACTCTATATCGCTTGCGGCTTTGAAGAGCAATTCCGAAGAATTCCTTAAACTAGCCAACGAGACGCTCTCTAAACAAACTAAAACCGGAGAAAAAGAACTCGAAACCAAAAAACAACTGATTGACCAGACCTACGATAATATGAAAAAGGAATTTGAGAAAGTCGGCAAAATGATTACCGACTTTGACAAGGAAAGCGCCAAAAGACTAACCAGTCTGGATACTAATTTAAAGGCTGCTACCGAAAATACACTTAAGCTTCATGAGACGACTGGGAAACTCCAAATTGCCTTGGCGAACAGTAAAGTCCGGGGCCAGTGGGGAGACCGGATAGCCGATGATATACTCAGATTGACCGGTTTTATTGAAGGAGTAAACTACGATAAACAATTAACAAACGATGGCTCCGGTACACGCCCTGATTATACGTTCCGCCTTCCCCAAGACCTAAAACTCAATATGGACGTAAAATTCCCTTTTGATAATTATCTCGCGTACTTAGCCGCGGAAACAGATATAGAGAAGGACAAGCATAAGTCCAGCTTTTTAAAAGATGTCCGTCAGCGGATTAATGAAGTCGCAAAAAAAGAGGACTACATTAACGTTAATAAAAATACTGTCGATTATGCACTGGTATTCATACCAAACGAGCAAGTTTATTGTTTTATAAATGAAAATGACCATAGACTACTGGATGATTCATTGAGGAATAAAGTAATTCTGTGTTCTCCTATGACGCTATACGCAATACTGGTAGTCATCAGGCAAGCGGTTGATAATTTCAACATGGAAAAAACAGCCTCAAGAATCCTAGCGCTACTTGGAACTTTCAATACCCAATGGCATAAATTCAAGGATTCCATGGATAGGATGGGTAAAAAGATCGACGACGCTCAAAATGAATTCCAGTCACTAGTTACAACACGCCAAAAAGCACTGGAACGGCCATTGGCTCAAATAGAAACTCTGCGTAAAGAGAAACAAATAGTTGAAGAGACGCTTCCTGAACCGGCGCTCGAAATTGAGGAATCAGTATAATGTAGGATTTCGCTGCGATCGGGTACCGTCATGACGAATTCGGTTAACCAGTGAACTTAGAAAATAAATAGGGGTTGGGCAATTCGCCCAACCCCTATTTCATTCTCATGGTTCCGACATCAAAACACTCAAACAATGCCGGCTGCTCCTTCTTCATAGCTTCCCCTGGCAAGTGCTGCCTTCATTGGCTTTTTCCCTTTCTGCTCGGGCATTCATTCGTTGCCGGTAGAGCCATGGTTTAAGACGATCCAACTTCCCCTTCTGATAATCACTGATTGAGTTGACTGCGATTTCAGGTGGAATGTCACTCACGTTCCAACGTTTATAGGCAATGGCCGCCAGACGCAAGCCTCGGCATCGGTGTCAGTATATTAGTCGTTTTTAAGGGACTCCACGTTCAGTGCCAGCTTCTCCAGTGTGACGGCCGTCTTGAGCCATTCGGGAATAGTGTCTTCCCAACCACCCGGAAACACAATGAGGATCTGTAAGGCATCCGACAAAATTTGAGATGCCCTGTTCCGCTGTGACGTTCAATTATGGTTTCTCCTTTCACTTAGTCCTAAATCTGGTGATGGCCAGACAGGCATAGTGTGACCGGTAACTGTTCATCGGGCTTTGTCCGAAGCCATTCCAGAAGTCCAGCAGAAAGTGATGATAACCCGGGTATTCCTGCTCCCGAATTGCCAACAAGTCATCGGCGAATATCCTGATACAAGCCCCCTTATTGCCGAAGAGAACGATAACTCTTGGCGGACAAGATTCATCCCGCTCTGTCCTAAAGCTTTCCACTTTAAGCTTGGATAGCTTCAGGTTATCGAGCCAGAAATGGCCACCGCCGGCACTGTATGAGCCAAGGAAAATGTCTTTACCCTCCAGTTCTTTGAGTATTTCCATGAGACGCTTTACGGCTGCCCGCTGCTTTTTCTGTAGTGGTATCTGAGCGGCTTTCCGGCTAAGTCTGACCGTAGTTCTTGGTTCCGGTTCGGCCAGCTTAACGTTCTGAAACAGATCGAGTTGACCCATCATGCTTGTTACCCCTTTCCTCCAGATTTTGGGCACAGGTATCCCTATGGACACTGAATTGACTGGGTTTAGGCCACCAGGACGAGTTGGTGGCCGCTTTCGATTCGTTTCTGCTCTTCCGCCGCGGCGCCGCTGGGTAAGGATTCACGGACGGCCTCGATTGAGCCTCGGATACTGTCGATGCGCTCTATGTTGATAATGAGACAGGCAAGGCGGCCATCGACATAGAGCGGGATGTCGGCTATCTTCCGGGCCTCGGTGGCCACTATCCTGGCCTGTTCCAGCGGCTCGGAGGCCTGTTCGATGAACCCATCAATCATGTCCATCGCCTCACTGACCTTGAGAGCACTCCACTTGATAGGCATAGCTTCATCTCCTTTCCAGGTACAAACAACCCTGTTATTCCTGCGTGATAACGGATGCGCAGCCCCCGCGAAACGGTTAATTGCCGAAAGACTGAGCGCGTTCGGTTTTGACCAGGCCGAGATCTTTGAAGTTCTGAAAGATCTCATTGAGTAAGGCGTAGTTTTCCCCAGACAAGCTCCGGCTTGCCCCGTCATACCAGTCTAAAAACCAGTATTCGATCTCAACGGCGTCGAGATTCTCGTCCATGTAGAAGCGAAACTCATCCGCCGGACCGCCCCAGGACAATTGCCAGCGGAAATAACCCCGCTTCTGGCCTTGGAACGTCCCCCTGGCCACGTAGTCACAGCTCAAACCGTATTCCCCGAATCGTCCCAGTTCCCGATGAGACGTTTCGGGGTTTCTTTGGTATAGTCGCCAGAGCGTCCGTATATCCCGCAGCCGGTCTTGAAGTTCCGCTTCAAGCCTTGCCTGGCATGATTTCTGCCGCATTTTTCACCTCCATTTGGGCAGACTTACCCCTTTGAATTTGCCGGCTTTGATAACCCTGAGCCGGCGGACAGGGGGCTTAGTTAGTACTCATCAGGGAAGAGAATCGTCGTTGCCGACCGGTCAGCCTCTGTGATGATCCAGATTTTGGGTAAACCTCCGGCCTCATAAGCGGAGAGTATTCTGAATCCTTGTTTCAGACTCAACTCATTCTCCTGTTTATCCGCCTCATCGATGTTGCCCCAGTCGCCTTTGGCATGGCGGTTCAAGGAACGGCGCATGAATTCAGCAAACTCCGGCTTCTCACCGGCTAAGGCATGAACTCCCCGGGTGGCCACCACCTGGCCCAATGGGACAACGGGATTGATTACCAGTAACGCATCCATAGCTGTCACCTCCCTTCTCGTGGTGTTTTAGGCAAAAGTAAGGGGCCGGTGCTTGTAACTTCCCGACCCCTTACCCACTCGACCTTTTCCGGTTCTATTCAATTTTCTGAGTACGTTCCTCCCCGTGCTTGTCGGCTAAATGCCTGGCGCAACCCGACTGGATGCTATCCGCCGTCGCTCCCATCTGGCTGAAAGCGCCGAGTTCCTCATCGTCGTGAAAGAGCGCCATTATGTGGTCGTCAAGATACTCCAGCCTGAAACCACGGCGGGCATATTCGCCGAGTTCCGGCGTTTCTTCTTGTGCCATTCTTAATCTCCTTTCTTCCTTGTGTCCTTGCCCATGCTTTCAGCCAAAAACGAAAGGGGGTATTCCCACCGCGAAGGGCAGGAATACCCCCTTAACAAAAATAAGCACAAAAAGGGGCTGTTACACCCCTTCAAGTGCGGCTGTTT from Dehalogenimonas sp. W includes the following:
- a CDS encoding DEAD/DEAH box helicase family protein, which codes for MKLQFDANQQFQLDAVAAIIDLFDGQPQGAPEYAVINLGNMAGLFSGQEQTELGIGNRLLVAEDKLRENTRNVQIRNDIEAPEHEAPLECSELFDAPANMTRLCPHFSVEMETGTGKTYVYLRTIFELSQKYGFQKFIIVVPSVAIREGVLKNIEITKDHFRALYNNIPFEHFVYDGKKVNQLRQFAVSNTLQIMIINIDAFRKNFAGTEAEQKSNIIYKESDKLSGRQPIEFVQAARPIVIIDEPQSVDSTEKSQEAIRALNPLCTLRYSATHRNPYNLVYRLDPVRAFELKLVKQIVVASAVAENSANDAFVRVESIEYKKGVKAKLRIHVQTKDGPKEKTVTVTNGADLFTLSDERPCYQHGFSMAEIWAEPGNEFIRFNNGKLLRLGEEMGGLRDDVWRAQIKHTVKKHLDKELQLRGRGIKVLSLFFIDRVANYRDYDESGQPVAGKFARAFEDEFHSLAALEQYKDLDCVKHAIGKLHNGYFAQDRKGILKDTRGDTQADDEVYNLIMKEKERLLTIDEPLRFIFSHSALREGWDSPNVFQICTLNETQSGIKKRQEIGRGLRLPVDQNGLRVFDDSINKLYVMANESYEDFARKLQTEYEEECGVTFGKVPITAFAKLCQVVDGQEQPIGRTAADVIKAALVDQKMLDTEGRIQAAFDPKRLDFELKLPEAHKDLASAVIDLLSAYQIERHIRRDKDERVNHLKGFLLEESEFKALWEQIKPKTTYRVEFETDELVSRAVAAIKRMEHIEKPRIHVRTGQVKVTKGGVDTIDIGVAEEQVSFGARPVPDLLAYLQNQTELTRSTLVRILKSSGRLEDFFNNPQLFMDTVAAILKNELHRLLVDGIKYEKIHGDGPEAEWEQLLFKNEEMINYLTALQVQHSIYEYVEYDSEIEREFARRLDQREDIKLFVKLPRWFVIDTPVGKYNPDWAILKHDVKSLYLVRETKGTRDFLKLRNSEADKVRCGARHFNSIGVPFAVVTSADQV
- a CDS encoding DNA recombination protein RmuC; the encoded protein is MEYVLVFALGLAAGSAIVFFVTKNQQVKGERLKNDIVNSFDSISLAALKSNSEEFLKLANETLSKQTKTGEKELETKKQLIDQTYDNMKKEFEKVGKMITDFDKESAKRLTSLDTNLKAATENTLKLHETTGKLQIALANSKVRGQWGDRIADDILRLTGFIEGVNYDKQLTNDGSGTRPDYTFRLPQDLKLNMDVKFPFDNYLAYLAAETDIEKDKHKSSFLKDVRQRINEVAKKEDYINVNKNTVDYALVFIPNEQVYCFINENDHRLLDDSLRNKVILCSPMTLYAILVVIRQAVDNFNMEKTASRILALLGTFNTQWHKFKDSMDRMGKKIDDAQNEFQSLVTTRQKALERPLAQIETLRKEKQIVEETLPEPALEIEESV